The Tepidibacter aestuarii genome contains a region encoding:
- a CDS encoding amino acid permease, producing the protein MSDNQSKNMTWRNLALMCFAIVWGFGNVVNNFANQGLQVIVSWILIIGMYFIPYALMVGELGSTFREGKGGVSSWIGTTMGRRLAYLAGWTYWVVHVPYLAQKPQSVMIALSWAVFQDGSIVKSIDPLILQTISLLVFICFVWIASRGITSLKRIGTIAGSSVFVMSLLYILLMITAPAITGIKPATTDMSFKTFIPTFDFAYFTTISMLVFAVGGSEKIAPYINNMKNPSKGFPKGMIALAVMVAISALLGSYAMGMMFDANNLASDLKMNGQYYAFKKLGEYYGLGNIFLILYALSNTTAQISALMISIDAPLKVLLADADSKYIPKALTKTNKYGAPINGYKMVTVLVGILIIIPALGIGDMNSLYNWLLDLNSVVMPMRYLWVFLAYMALRKAAAGKYSSEYKFVKNSKLGFGIGLWCFAFTAFVCIMGMFPKGVETYTSQWYFQITLNVLTPFILIGLGLILPIIAKRTNSTDDLNSSESEDVIA; encoded by the coding sequence ATGAGTGATAATCAATCTAAAAACATGACGTGGCGCAATCTCGCTTTGATGTGTTTCGCTATTGTATGGGGATTTGGTAATGTTGTTAACAACTTTGCTAATCAAGGATTACAAGTAATTGTATCATGGATATTAATTATTGGAATGTATTTTATCCCATATGCATTAATGGTAGGAGAGTTAGGATCTACTTTTAGAGAGGGAAAAGGTGGAGTAAGCTCATGGATAGGAACTACAATGGGTCGCAGATTAGCTTATTTAGCAGGATGGACTTATTGGGTTGTGCATGTACCTTATTTAGCACAGAAACCTCAGAGTGTAATGATAGCACTTAGTTGGGCTGTATTCCAAGATGGAAGTATAGTTAAAAGCATTGATCCGTTGATTTTACAAACAATTTCATTACTTGTATTTATATGTTTCGTATGGATTGCATCAAGAGGTATTACTTCATTAAAGAGAATAGGAACTATAGCAGGTTCATCAGTATTTGTAATGTCGCTACTATACATATTATTAATGATTACGGCACCTGCAATTACAGGTATTAAGCCTGCAACAACAGATATGAGTTTTAAAACATTTATTCCAACCTTTGACTTTGCATACTTTACTACAATATCTATGCTAGTATTTGCAGTAGGTGGATCAGAAAAAATAGCTCCTTACATTAATAATATGAAAAATCCATCTAAGGGATTCCCAAAGGGAATGATTGCATTAGCGGTAATGGTAGCAATATCAGCATTATTAGGTTCATATGCAATGGGAATGATGTTTGATGCAAATAATCTTGCTTCAGATTTAAAGATGAATGGACAATATTATGCATTTAAAAAATTAGGTGAGTATTATGGTTTAGGAAATATATTCTTAATTTTATATGCTTTATCTAATACAACAGCTCAAATATCTGCATTAATGATATCAATCGATGCTCCACTAAAAGTATTATTAGCAGATGCTGATTCAAAATATATTCCTAAGGCATTAACTAAAACTAATAAATATGGAGCTCCAATTAATGGATACAAAATGGTTACTGTTTTAGTTGGTATTTTAATAATCATACCTGCATTAGGTATAGGTGATATGAATTCACTGTATAACTGGTTATTAGACTTAAATTCAGTTGTTATGCCAATGAGATATTTATGGGTATTCTTAGCATATATGGCTTTAAGAAAAGCTGCTGCTGGAAAATATTCTTCAGAATATAAATTTGTAAAGAATTCTAAGTTAGGATTTGGAATTGGTTTATGGTGTTTTGCATTTACTGCATTTGTATGTATTATGGGTATGTTCCCAAAAGGTGTAGAAACATATACATCTCAGTGGTACTTCCAAATTACTCTTAACGTGTTAACTCCATTTATTCTTATAGGATTAGGATTAATCTTACCTATAATAGCAAAGAGAACAAACAGCACAGATGATTTAAATAGTTCAGAAAGTGAAGATGTTATAGCATAA
- a CDS encoding ABC transporter permease: MKRLGNTENKFIPAIFFISILFIWQIVVDKGIVQRYILPSPTDVISALIDIMPSIKVHIVTTLYEAFLGFIIAIAFSLVLAILMDNFKIIKKALYPLVIVSQTVPIVAIAPLFVIWFGFGIMPKVIVVVLVCFFPIVISLLDGLESVDEDIINLLKTMGASKMQIFKIAKFPASMTSFFSGIKVAATYSIMGAVIGEWLGGSYGLGVYMLRVKHSYNLDKMFAVILIIVVLSIILFKVIDVVQEALMPWQKNNNRRK; encoded by the coding sequence ATGAAAAGATTGGGAAATACAGAAAATAAATTTATCCCAGCTATATTTTTTATAAGTATATTATTTATATGGCAGATTGTCGTAGACAAAGGAATAGTACAAAGATATATATTGCCATCTCCAACAGATGTAATATCAGCTTTAATAGATATAATGCCAAGTATTAAGGTACATATAGTTACTACACTTTATGAAGCTTTTTTAGGATTTATAATAGCTATAGCATTTTCTTTAGTTTTAGCTATACTTATGGATAATTTTAAGATAATAAAAAAAGCTTTGTATCCTTTAGTTATAGTATCTCAAACTGTTCCTATAGTTGCTATAGCACCTCTTTTTGTAATATGGTTTGGCTTTGGCATTATGCCAAAGGTTATAGTGGTAGTTCTAGTTTGCTTTTTTCCAATAGTTATAAGCTTATTAGATGGGCTTGAATCTGTTGATGAGGATATTATAAATCTGTTAAAAACTATGGGAGCATCTAAAATGCAGATATTTAAGATAGCTAAATTTCCAGCTTCTATGACTAGCTTTTTTTCTGGAATTAAGGTAGCTGCAACCTACAGTATAATGGGTGCTGTTATTGGAGAATGGTTAGGAGGAAGCTATGGTTTAGGGGTATATATGCTAAGGGTTAAGCATTCGTATAATTTAGATAAGATGTTTGCAGTTATTCTTATAATTGTTGTACTTAGCATAATTTTGTTTAAAGTAATAGATGTTGTTCAGGAGGCTTTAATGCCATGGCAAAAAAACAATAATAGGAGGAAATAA
- a CDS encoding 4Fe-4S binding protein has product MNNLLRVWKKYGYILLLIFIVAGLFDKRIALAAVICMVGPLVFAFFNKGRFWCGNICPRGSFFDNIISKFSNNKPVPKLLKSNIFRVLVIIFLFYMFGSGIYKNWGNTAGIGMVFYRIIVVTTLVGICLSFFYNYRSWCNFCPMGSMTAFISYLKKDKEVLNVSSSCVSCRLCEKKCPMGIVPYNYKENKLDHPDCIQCGKCMTCCPKNAINYKL; this is encoded by the coding sequence ATGAATAATCTTTTAAGAGTTTGGAAGAAATACGGATATATTTTATTATTAATTTTTATAGTAGCTGGATTATTTGATAAACGAATTGCGTTAGCTGCAGTAATTTGTATGGTAGGACCTTTAGTCTTTGCCTTTTTTAATAAAGGAAGATTCTGGTGTGGAAATATCTGTCCTAGAGGAAGTTTTTTTGATAATATTATTTCTAAATTCAGTAATAATAAACCTGTGCCTAAACTTTTAAAATCAAATATCTTCAGAGTATTAGTTATTATTTTTCTGTTCTATATGTTTGGGAGTGGAATATATAAAAATTGGGGGAATACTGCAGGTATTGGAATGGTGTTCTATAGAATTATAGTAGTTACTACTTTAGTTGGAATATGTTTATCATTTTTTTATAACTATAGAAGCTGGTGTAATTTCTGCCCTATGGGAAGTATGACTGCATTTATATCTTATTTAAAGAAAGATAAAGAGGTACTTAATGTATCTTCATCCTGTGTTTCTTGTAGATTATGTGAGAAAAAATGTCCAATGGGTATTGTTCCTTATAATTATAAAGAAAATAAGTTAGATCACCCTGATTGTATTCAATGTGGGAAATGTATGACATGTTGTCCTAAAAATGCTATAAATTATAAACTATAA
- a CDS encoding NAD/NADP-dependent octopine/nopaline dehydrogenase family protein, producing MKNNNKKLNWAIIGGGNGGQSMAGHIGIKGFPVKLYDINKETTEAINDKGGIYVDGAVKGFGKVDLASTDISKVLEDSDIVVVVLPSLYHASIARKCAPHLKNGQIILIHPGSTLGALEFKHVLEQEKCSADVVVAEAHTLLYACRATEPGRAYIFGVKNSVMTAALPATENKRVIDNLNIVFPQFKEVKNVIKTSLENTNAMMHPGPSLLNTSKIESQEDWLYYYDGITPSIGAYVEKMDKERVEIGKAFGVKITPIKDQYREMYDAKGETLTELVRTTKAYDGIKGQKTLKTRYILEDIPNSLLPIVSLGKMTGVNVDKMETIVKLAKHMLGDDIQEGRTLENVGIQDLSVDELIEYVETGIKK from the coding sequence ATGAAAAATAATAATAAAAAACTTAATTGGGCTATTATAGGTGGAGGTAATGGAGGACAGTCAATGGCAGGACATATAGGAATTAAGGGTTTTCCAGTAAAATTATATGATATAAATAAAGAGACAACTGAAGCTATAAATGATAAGGGTGGTATATATGTTGATGGAGCAGTTAAAGGCTTTGGAAAGGTTGATTTAGCAAGTACAGATATTTCTAAGGTACTTGAAGATTCAGATATAGTAGTTGTTGTACTTCCTTCTCTATATCATGCAAGTATAGCAAGAAAATGTGCACCACATCTAAAAAATGGTCAAATAATTCTTATTCATCCAGGATCAACTTTAGGTGCATTGGAATTTAAACATGTCCTAGAACAAGAAAAATGTAGTGCAGATGTAGTAGTAGCAGAAGCTCATACACTTTTATATGCTTGTAGAGCAACAGAACCCGGTCGTGCATATATTTTTGGTGTTAAAAATTCTGTAATGACAGCAGCGCTTCCAGCAACAGAGAATAAAAGGGTTATTGATAATTTAAATATAGTATTTCCTCAGTTTAAAGAAGTAAAAAATGTTATTAAAACAAGTCTTGAAAATACAAATGCGATGATGCATCCAGGTCCATCTCTTCTTAATACATCTAAAATTGAATCACAGGAAGATTGGTTATACTATTATGATGGAATTACTCCATCAATTGGAGCATATGTAGAAAAAATGGATAAGGAAAGAGTTGAAATAGGAAAGGCGTTTGGAGTAAAAATAACACCTATAAAAGATCAATATAGGGAAATGTATGATGCAAAAGGAGAAACTCTTACTGAACTAGTTAGAACAACTAAGGCGTACGATGGAATAAAGGGTCAAAAAACACTTAAAACTAGATATATACTTGAAGATATTCCAAACTCATTATTGCCTATAGTTTCACTAGGAAAGATGACAGGTGTGAATGTAGATAAAATGGAAACGATAGTAAAGCTTGCGAAACATATGCTTGGAGATGATATTCAAGAGGGAAGAACCCTTGAAAATGTTGGAATACAAGATTTATCAGTTGATGAACTTATAGAGTATGTAGAAACAGGAATAAAAAAATAA
- a CDS encoding FadR/GntR family transcriptional regulator has protein sequence MIKPVSKTTLYEEVIKEIIRMIKEGQWLPGDKIPGELSLSESFNVSRNIIREALKSLELSGVVEAKPGRGTFLTLDSLKNIAMMDLLWSLKSDSSIIELMETRLIIEPQLAFLAAERANQDDIKILENILEKSINAVENKSYTVKMGHEFHMTLAEISKNKTLSKFLHSITNELNAQRFMYVNDYVDYKILSNEVIEHKKIFEYIKNGEGKKAQDCIYAHINNRIQLIKDDFSK, from the coding sequence ATGATAAAACCAGTCAGTAAAACAACTTTGTATGAAGAGGTTATAAAGGAAATAATACGAATGATAAAGGAGGGTCAATGGCTTCCAGGAGATAAAATACCAGGTGAATTATCCTTATCTGAGTCATTTAATGTAAGTAGAAATATTATAAGGGAAGCATTAAAATCTTTGGAATTATCAGGGGTTGTAGAAGCTAAACCAGGGAGAGGAACATTTTTGACTTTAGATTCTCTAAAAAATATAGCTATGATGGACTTGTTGTGGTCACTTAAAAGTGATAGCTCAATTATTGAACTTATGGAAACACGGTTAATAATTGAGCCTCAATTAGCGTTTTTAGCAGCTGAGCGTGCCAATCAAGATGATATAAAAATATTAGAAAATATATTGGAAAAAAGTATTAATGCTGTAGAAAATAAATCATATACTGTAAAAATGGGTCATGAATTTCATATGACACTTGCAGAAATCTCTAAAAATAAGACACTTAGTAAATTTTTACACTCTATAACCAATGAACTTAATGCACAAAGGTTTATGTATGTTAATGATTATGTTGACTACAAGATACTTTCGAATGAAGTTATAGAGCATAAAAAGATATTTGAGTACATAAAAAATGGAGAAGGAAAAAAAGCACAGGATTGCATATATGCACATATTAATAATAGAATACAATTAATAAAAGATGATTTTTCAAAATAA
- a CDS encoding sodium:solute symporter family protein, with product MNPIVLMTISTAIVLAGTGLLSFFMGKKTKSGEDWAVGGRSLPMYVIVGTQYATAMGGGMLVAHVGIGYKSGWSALTYGLLVSATLVILTLIAEWLRKENFTTVPEILERLYGKNKLLLGMATFMTVIVPFGWICTQLVAFGKLYSSLTGFSMPVLITVFAVISLAYVLPAGLTSVAWTDFIFGCLMLLMSVVSVIFTIKMGGGISNIAANVPAEIWEFPKGMGAVGGFTVLLWSLSILPGGLTNQMYYQRIYAVDKVSMVKKSLLISAVVILTADIWSSFMGLSIRAMNPNLAPEMAAGWFLTQVPSWFMAIYSGFLVATIMSTTDSAVQSIVVNLTRDIYSKIINPNCDEKKMVTLSRVLSVVVTFTAVALAIYYPHALKWLVATYAFSAAGLLCPIFVGYFFRNKGFLTVQGAIGSMFCGAIGCVYGNIIHSQIPYAAFGIVGSFLGLIIISALTRKKGPEESIIDAE from the coding sequence ATGAATCCTATAGTGTTAATGACAATAAGTACAGCTATAGTATTAGCTGGAACAGGTTTACTCTCGTTTTTCATGGGGAAAAAGACAAAGTCTGGTGAAGACTGGGCTGTCGGAGGACGTTCTCTTCCAATGTATGTAATTGTAGGGACTCAATATGCTACTGCCATGGGAGGTGGTATGTTAGTTGCTCACGTTGGAATTGGATACAAAAGTGGATGGTCCGCACTGACATATGGACTTTTAGTATCAGCAACACTGGTTATACTTACTTTAATAGCTGAATGGCTTAGAAAAGAAAACTTTACTACAGTTCCAGAAATATTAGAAAGGTTATATGGAAAGAATAAGCTTCTTTTAGGAATGGCAACATTTATGACTGTAATAGTACCTTTTGGATGGATATGCACACAGTTAGTTGCATTTGGTAAGCTATATTCATCTCTGACAGGTTTTTCAATGCCAGTATTAATTACTGTATTCGCAGTAATAAGCTTGGCATATGTCCTTCCAGCAGGTTTAACATCAGTTGCTTGGACAGATTTTATATTTGGATGTTTGATGCTTTTAATGTCAGTAGTATCTGTTATATTCACTATAAAAATGGGTGGAGGTATTAGTAATATAGCTGCTAATGTACCGGCAGAAATTTGGGAATTTCCAAAGGGCATGGGAGCGGTTGGTGGATTCACAGTATTGCTTTGGTCTTTATCTATTCTTCCAGGTGGTCTTACAAACCAAATGTATTATCAACGTATTTATGCTGTTGATAAAGTTAGTATGGTAAAAAAGAGTCTTTTAATAAGTGCAGTTGTTATTTTGACAGCAGATATATGGTCATCATTTATGGGATTATCAATAAGAGCAATGAATCCAAATTTAGCGCCTGAAATGGCTGCAGGGTGGTTTTTAACTCAGGTTCCTAGCTGGTTTATGGCTATATATTCAGGTTTTCTTGTTGCTACAATAATGTCTACAACAGATAGTGCTGTTCAATCTATAGTTGTAAATCTTACAAGAGATATTTATAGCAAAATAATTAATCCGAATTGTGATGAGAAGAAAATGGTAACTCTTTCAAGAGTATTATCAGTAGTAGTTACGTTCACAGCTGTTGCATTAGCAATATATTATCCACATGCATTAAAATGGCTTGTAGCTACGTATGCTTTTTCAGCTGCAGGACTATTATGTCCTATATTTGTAGGTTATTTTTTTAGAAATAAGGGATTCCTTACAGTTCAAGGGGCAATAGGAAGTATGTTCTGCGGAGCCATAGGATGTGTATATGGAAATATTATACACTCTCAAATACCGTATGCTGCATTTGGTATTGTTGGTTCTTTTTTAGGACTTATCATAATAAGTGCATTAACAAGAAAAAAAGGTCCTGAAGAGTCTATTATAGATGCTGAGTAA
- the ilvB gene encoding biosynthetic-type acetolactate synthase large subunit gives MNGARLLLDCLKKQGVDTLFGYPGGAVIPFYDALYEYGHFNHTRTAHEQGAIHAADGYARSSGKVGVCIATSGPGATNTVTGIATAFMDSIPLVVITGQVPTTLLGRDSFQEIDITGVTMSITKHNYLVRNVEDIPEIIKEAFKIAITGRPGPVLIDIPKDIFLAEYEECLFDNLNEDEIKEYEEDLDLTDVVKIINESKRPVIYAGGGIKIANASNEFNEFANKLDTPVVNTLMGLGSIDRESELSLGLVGMHGFRENNLAVTNSDLIIAIGARFSDRVIGNSKGFAPKANIIHIDIDATEMNKNKKSQYHVVGDVKKILQKLTKYVHAKDNTNWKENIRNYKSEYRVDKDLFHPENIFSSLNKKLDKDVLVATDVGQHQLWTAQYFNFKNDRQFITSGGLGTMGFGLGAAIGAQVANKNKQVMLVTGDGSFNMNCNELLTIAKYKLPIIIVLLNNKTLGMVRQWQNLFCDQRYAETDNDFNTDYKLLTKVYGMKGYSVDSIEELDEALSDCNLGKDPVFIECNIDKDFGVYPIVPPGKNIDELVEA, from the coding sequence ATGAATGGAGCTAGATTATTGCTTGACTGTCTAAAAAAGCAAGGTGTAGATACACTATTCGGATATCCTGGAGGGGCTGTTATTCCGTTTTATGATGCATTATATGAATATGGACATTTTAATCATACAAGAACTGCCCACGAACAAGGAGCAATTCATGCAGCAGATGGATATGCAAGAAGTAGTGGTAAGGTAGGAGTATGCATTGCAACATCAGGACCAGGTGCTACTAACACTGTAACTGGTATTGCAACAGCTTTTATGGATTCTATTCCGCTTGTTGTAATAACAGGTCAAGTTCCAACAACATTGCTTGGTAGAGATTCTTTTCAAGAGATAGATATAACAGGGGTCACAATGTCTATAACAAAGCATAACTACCTAGTTAGAAATGTAGAGGATATACCTGAAATAATTAAAGAGGCTTTCAAAATTGCTATTACAGGAAGACCGGGTCCAGTACTTATAGATATTCCAAAAGATATATTCTTGGCAGAATACGAAGAATGTTTATTTGATAATTTAAATGAGGATGAGATTAAAGAATATGAAGAGGATTTGGATTTAACAGATGTAGTAAAGATAATAAACGAATCTAAAAGGCCTGTTATATATGCAGGCGGAGGTATTAAAATAGCAAATGCTAGCAATGAGTTTAACGAGTTTGCAAACAAATTGGATACCCCTGTTGTAAATACTTTAATGGGGCTTGGAAGTATAGATAGAGAATCTGAATTATCACTTGGTCTTGTAGGCATGCATGGCTTTAGAGAGAATAACCTAGCTGTAACGAATAGCGATTTGATAATAGCTATAGGGGCAAGGTTCAGTGATAGAGTTATAGGCAATTCTAAAGGATTTGCACCTAAAGCTAATATAATACATATAGATATAGATGCTACTGAGATGAATAAAAATAAAAAATCTCAGTACCATGTTGTAGGAGATGTAAAAAAAATACTACAAAAACTTACTAAATATGTACATGCAAAGGATAATACAAATTGGAAAGAAAATATTAGAAACTATAAGTCAGAATATAGAGTCGACAAAGATTTATTTCATCCTGAAAATATATTTAGTTCATTAAATAAGAAATTAGATAAAGATGTATTAGTAGCAACAGATGTAGGGCAACATCAATTATGGACTGCACAGTATTTCAATTTTAAAAATGATAGACAATTTATAACATCGGGTGGTCTTGGAACTATGGGATTTGGGCTTGGAGCTGCTATAGGTGCACAAGTAGCTAATAAAAATAAACAGGTTATGTTAGTTACTGGGGACGGAAGCTTCAATATGAACTGTAATGAACTATTAACTATAGCAAAATATAAGCTGCCAATTATAATAGTTCTTTTAAATAACAAAACTCTTGGAATGGTAAGACAGTGGCAAAATTTATTTTGTGACCAAAGATACGCTGAAACTGATAATGATTTTAATACTGATTATAAACTGCTTACTAAGGTATACGGTATGAAGGGATATAGCGTAGATTCTATTGAGGAGCTAGACGAAGCTTTAAGTGATTGTAATTTAGGAAAAGATCCTGTGTTTATAGAGTGTAATATAGATAAGGATTTTGGAGTATATCCAATAGTTCCACCTGGTAAAAATATAGATGAGCTGGTAGAAGCTTAA
- a CDS encoding thiamine-binding protein encodes MSVVTNVSIQVIPKVPDEQTYYVVDKVIEYIDSCNIKYEVGPMETTMEGDLDTLLNIVKEVQEICVKEGASRVASIVKIDYKPKGVTMHEKIGKYRK; translated from the coding sequence ATGTCAGTAGTTACAAATGTAAGTATTCAAGTTATACCTAAGGTACCAGATGAACAAACTTATTATGTCGTTGATAAGGTTATTGAGTACATTGATTCATGTAATATAAAATACGAGGTTGGGCCTATGGAGACTACTATGGAAGGAGATTTGGACACTCTTTTAAATATTGTAAAAGAAGTTCAAGAGATATGCGTAAAAGAAGGAGCTAGTAGAGTTGCTTCTATTGTAAAAATAGACTATAAGCCAAAAGGTGTGACTATGCATGAAAAGATTGGGAAATACAGAAAATAA
- a CDS encoding ABC transporter substrate-binding protein, producing MIKKLISIICIMTLIIISVTGCADKKTSDNELKKVTVVLDWVPNTNHTGLYVAKDKGYFKEEGLDVEIIQPSQGGAAALVAAGQADFGISYQEEVTYARTSKNPLPIKAVATIIQHNTSGFASLVDKNIKSPKDFEGKKYGGWGSLVEQEMIKSLMTKDGGDYNKLEMVDIGSQDFFTSVQNNVDFTWIYYGWDGVAANVKNIPINFISIKDLDENLDYYTPVIISNEDTLNNDADMVKKFLKATTKGYEYSINNPEDAVESLLKESPEIDKTIAVESQKYLAKEYKADANRWGEMKDSVWANYSNWMYEKKLIENELDVKEAFTNEYLPK from the coding sequence ATGATTAAAAAATTAATATCAATTATATGCATAATGACTTTAATTATAATCTCAGTAACAGGATGTGCAGATAAGAAAACTTCAGATAATGAACTTAAAAAAGTTACAGTAGTGCTTGATTGGGTTCCAAATACTAACCATACAGGACTTTACGTTGCAAAGGATAAAGGATACTTTAAAGAAGAAGGACTAGATGTTGAGATAATTCAACCATCTCAAGGTGGAGCAGCAGCACTAGTTGCAGCTGGACAAGCTGATTTTGGGATAAGTTATCAAGAAGAAGTAACTTATGCAAGAACTAGTAAAAATCCACTTCCAATAAAAGCAGTAGCTACAATAATACAACATAATACTTCTGGATTTGCATCACTTGTAGATAAAAATATAAAATCTCCAAAAGACTTTGAAGGAAAGAAATACGGTGGTTGGGGATCTTTAGTAGAACAAGAGATGATAAAGAGTTTGATGACAAAAGATGGTGGAGATTACAACAAGCTTGAAATGGTAGATATAGGATCGCAAGATTTCTTTACAAGTGTTCAAAATAATGTGGACTTTACATGGATATACTATGGATGGGATGGAGTAGCAGCAAATGTGAAAAATATTCCTATAAACTTTATATCTATTAAAGACCTAGACGAAAATCTTGACTACTATACACCTGTTATAATATCAAATGAAGATACATTAAATAATGATGCAGATATGGTTAAAAAATTCTTAAAAGCTACAACTAAAGGATATGAATACTCAATAAATAACCCTGAAGATGCAGTTGAATCTTTATTAAAAGAAAGTCCTGAAATAGATAAGACTATAGCTGTTGAAAGTCAAAAATATTTAGCTAAAGAATATAAAGCAGATGCTAATAGATGGGGAGAAATGAAGGATAGTGTATGGGCTAATTACTCTAATTGGATGTATGAAAAGAAATTAATAGAGAACGAATTAGATGTAAAAGAGGCTTTTACAAATGAATACTTACCAAAATAA
- a CDS encoding ABC transporter ATP-binding protein has translation MNTYQNKIELKNIKKYFDDKIILNDININLKEGEFVSLLGPSGSGKSTIFNIISGLIKPNEGEVLIDTDSRVSYMPQKDLLLPWKKIIDNVSIPLTIRGYSKKNARDKVKDYFKAFSLDGYEYKYPSQLSGGMRQRAAFMRTYINSKDIMLLDEPFGGLDAITKSNMHEWLLNVLERFNTSVLFITHDVEEAILLSDRIYILSDKPASVKEEIIVDLDKKRSKDIVTSKRFNEIKKYILDIM, from the coding sequence ATGAATACTTACCAAAATAAAATAGAATTAAAAAATATAAAAAAATACTTTGACGATAAAATAATATTAAATGATATAAATATAAACCTAAAAGAAGGCGAATTTGTATCGTTATTAGGACCTAGTGGAAGTGGTAAAAGTACGATATTTAATATAATATCTGGACTTATAAAGCCTAATGAAGGTGAAGTTTTAATAGATACTGATTCAAGAGTTAGCTATATGCCTCAAAAGGACTTGCTTCTTCCGTGGAAAAAAATAATAGACAACGTATCTATACCTCTTACAATAAGAGGATATAGCAAAAAAAATGCTAGAGATAAAGTAAAAGATTATTTTAAAGCATTCTCATTAGATGGATATGAATATAAATATCCATCTCAACTATCGGGAGGAATGAGACAAAGGGCAGCATTTATGAGAACCTATATAAACTCAAAGGATATAATGCTGCTTGATGAACCATTTGGAGGATTAGATGCTATAACAAAATCCAATATGCATGAATGGCTGTTGAATGTATTAGAAAGGTTCAATACATCAGTATTGTTTATAACTCACGATGTTGAAGAAGCAATACTCTTATCAGATAGAATATATATTCTATCTGATAAGCCTGCAAGTGTAAAAGAAGAGATAATTGTAGATCTTGATAAAAAGAGGAGTAAAGATATAGTTACTTCTAAAAGATTTAATGAGATAAAAAAATACATTCTTGATATAATGTAG